One genomic window of Dysgonomonas mossii includes the following:
- a CDS encoding amino acid ABC transporter substrate-binding protein: MKLKHILFLSFILIACHSSLSYAYNTSISVTQTPKDEITTYTVAKGETVYSIAAAHNTSVQQIYKLNPKAEQGIKAGDKLLLSKTKAVASYSNHLIEAKETLFSVSRLYKISVDDLKNANPGLTESTFSIGKTIRIPMFGGSSSTSNYAGQAASRSNKEYKVQKKETLYSIGKANNVSVEALLDANPSLRTEGLRNGMTIIIPAGEATSKNNLSQTNNTRKSEAPRATKGETVRVGILLPFTDNSGSISKDKLAEYYEGFLLAVKDLKSKGLNAEIYTFDTGSEKNTKRLESLLETNEMKNMHLIIGGVSKQQIDALVKFSKKTGIKYVIPFGSSSEITGTPLLFQMTSSHSSLYPEVTSAFVKRFRNYNIIFVSEDGSNNDKIDFVNDLKKSLSKAGIQSKTITKSSNLGEDLKAAANTTNNIIVPTSSSEATLRRITAVLNVSNDTSFSLFGYPEWQVYNSQVENLHKYDAYIYSIFFLNEQQNAVQNFADDYKQWYNKNLINSFPKWGYLGYDTGLYFLTALKQYGSSFEDNISKINVPTLQSCIYFEKANEKNGGYVNNGIYFIHYKDNSSLEKIDITD, from the coding sequence ATGAAATTGAAGCATATATTATTTTTATCATTCATACTGATCGCTTGTCATTCAAGCCTTTCGTATGCATATAATACATCAATTTCCGTTACTCAAACACCGAAGGATGAAATTACCACTTATACTGTAGCCAAAGGAGAAACTGTATATTCTATTGCTGCCGCACATAACACTTCCGTACAGCAGATATATAAGTTGAACCCAAAAGCGGAGCAAGGTATTAAGGCCGGAGACAAACTTCTACTATCGAAAACGAAAGCCGTAGCAAGTTACAGCAACCACCTGATAGAAGCAAAAGAGACGCTGTTTTCGGTTTCACGCCTCTATAAAATATCGGTAGACGACCTGAAAAATGCAAATCCGGGACTTACTGAAAGTACTTTCAGTATAGGTAAGACCATCCGAATTCCGATGTTTGGAGGAAGCTCTTCTACTTCAAACTATGCCGGACAAGCTGCAAGCAGGTCAAACAAAGAATATAAAGTACAAAAGAAAGAAACACTATATAGCATTGGAAAAGCAAACAATGTAAGCGTTGAAGCTTTATTGGATGCCAATCCATCACTCAGAACAGAGGGATTGAGAAACGGTATGACAATAATCATACCTGCCGGTGAAGCCACATCTAAAAACAACTTATCGCAAACAAACAACACCAGAAAAAGCGAAGCTCCTCGTGCGACGAAAGGCGAAACCGTAAGAGTAGGTATCCTGTTGCCATTCACAGACAACAGCGGAAGTATATCGAAAGACAAGCTTGCCGAATACTACGAAGGGTTCTTACTGGCAGTGAAAGACTTGAAAAGCAAGGGACTGAATGCTGAGATATATACATTCGATACAGGCTCTGAAAAAAACACCAAAAGACTTGAAAGCCTTTTGGAAACCAATGAGATGAAAAACATGCACCTCATTATAGGAGGAGTATCGAAACAACAGATAGATGCCTTAGTGAAATTCTCTAAGAAAACAGGCATAAAGTATGTGATACCTTTTGGCTCTTCCAGCGAGATAACAGGCACACCTCTGCTATTCCAAATGACGTCATCGCATTCATCATTGTATCCTGAAGTGACTTCTGCTTTTGTAAAAAGATTCAGAAATTACAATATAATATTCGTATCGGAAGATGGCTCAAATAATGATAAAATAGATTTTGTAAACGATCTAAAGAAAAGCCTCAGCAAGGCGGGAATTCAATCGAAGACAATCACAAAATCGAGCAATTTGGGCGAAGACCTCAAAGCTGCAGCAAATACTACAAACAATATAATCGTACCTACATCGTCTTCCGAAGCAACATTAAGAAGAATAACAGCAGTGCTGAATGTTTCGAATGATACCTCGTTCAGCCTCTTTGGTTATCCCGAATGGCAGGTATATAACAGCCAGGTAGAAAATCTCCATAAATACGATGCTTACATTTACAGCATATTCTTCCTCAACGAACAGCAAAATGCTGTGCAAAACTTTGCGGATGACTACAAACAGTGGTACAATAAGAATCTGATTAACTCGTTCCCTAAATGGGGATATCTTGGATATGACACAGGACTTTACTTCTTAACTGCATTAAAACAGTATGGAAGTTCTTTCGAAGATAATATATCCAAAATAAATGTACCCACATTACAGTCTTGCATTTACTTCGAGAAAGCAAATGAAAAAAATGGAGGATATGTAAACAACGGTATATACTTTATCCACTATAAAGATAATTCCAGTCTCGAAAAAATAGATATCACTGATTAA
- a CDS encoding lysophospholipid acyltransferase family protein — protein MKKIVLFLYELFIFAPIFILATIVTAVTVMIGCMVGNRTFWGYYPPKYWSKLACRLALCKINVVRNGKLDPNKSYIFVPNHQGAFDIFLIYGYLNQNIKWVQKQELRKLPFVGKASEIAGHVFVDQSNLKSMKDTIVKAEAELKEGSSMVIFPEGARTKTGKMGRFKRGAFIIAKEMNLEIVPVTVNGPYDLMKINTYFLNPCKLELIIHEPISTKDLNEDNMSEFIDNCREIVYSGLWEKYK, from the coding sequence ATGAAAAAAATTGTTCTATTCCTCTATGAGCTATTTATTTTTGCTCCTATCTTCATCTTAGCTACTATTGTCACGGCCGTAACCGTCATGATCGGATGTATGGTCGGCAACAGGACTTTCTGGGGCTACTACCCTCCCAAATATTGGTCTAAACTTGCATGCAGGCTTGCTCTGTGCAAAATAAATGTTGTCAGAAACGGGAAACTAGATCCGAACAAATCATATATATTCGTACCAAACCACCAAGGGGCTTTCGATATATTCCTGATTTACGGGTATCTGAATCAAAATATAAAGTGGGTTCAAAAACAAGAACTGCGTAAACTTCCTTTTGTAGGAAAAGCATCCGAGATTGCAGGGCATGTATTTGTAGACCAGTCCAACCTCAAATCGATGAAAGATACGATAGTAAAGGCCGAAGCTGAATTGAAAGAAGGGTCATCGATGGTGATCTTTCCCGAAGGTGCACGTACAAAAACAGGTAAGATGGGACGATTTAAAAGGGGAGCTTTCATTATTGCCAAAGAAATGAATCTGGAGATTGTTCCTGTAACCGTAAACGGGCCTTACGACCTGATGAAAATAAATACATATTTCTTGAACCCATGTAAACTAGAACTGATAATACACGAGCCGATCTCGACAAAAGATTTGAATGAAGACAACATGTCTGAATTTATAGATAACTGTCGGGAAATTGTATATTCGGGACTTTGGGAAAAATATAAATAA
- the uvrB gene encoding excinuclease ABC subunit UvrB — translation MDFKLTSNYSPTGDQPAAIAALSEGVLQDIPFQTLLGVTGSGKTFTVANVIQNVDKPTLVLSHNKTLAAQLYSEFKTFFPDNAVEYFVSYYDYYQPEAYIPSTNTYIEKDLSINDEIEKLRLATTTSLLSGRRDIIVVSSVSCLYGMGNPEDFESSTISLKVGQKIVRDVFLRSLVSALYSRNEVDPKAGNFRVKGDTVDVFLAYGDPIVRVVFWGDEIESIECLDPLTGIKIDSYNDFRIYPANLFVTTKDRMDRAIGEIEIDLGRQVDFFQSIGKPLEAKRLYERVTYDLEMIREVGHCSGIENYSRYFDNRKPGTRPFCLLDFFPDDFLLVVDESHVTIPQIRAMYGGDHSRKENLVEYGFRLPAALDNRPLKFEEFESLVPQTIYVSATPADYELLKSEGVIVEQLIRPTGLLDPPIDVRPSLNQIDDLMEEIQMRVEQNERTLVTTLTKRMAEELTNYLSNNGISCSYIHSDVDTLDRIQIMDSLRTGEFDVLVGVNLLREGLDLPEVSLVAILDADKEGFLRSHRSLTQTVGRAARNVNGKVIFYADKITDSMAKTINETNRRREKQMAYNEEHGIVPKQIQKARTSVFTQRKGEDSATPQPYNQDSILSIASEDQMQYMSAEELKKAIAKAKKQMSAAAKKLEFLEAAQYRDQVIKLEDELKSKGK, via the coding sequence ATGGATTTTAAATTAACTTCAAATTATAGCCCAACAGGAGACCAGCCGGCTGCGATAGCTGCTTTATCCGAAGGGGTTTTACAAGATATTCCGTTTCAAACATTGTTGGGAGTCACCGGCTCAGGAAAAACATTTACGGTAGCTAATGTTATTCAAAATGTAGACAAGCCCACCTTGGTGTTAAGCCATAATAAGACACTTGCCGCCCAGTTGTATAGTGAGTTTAAGACATTCTTTCCCGATAATGCGGTCGAATACTTTGTTTCATATTATGACTATTATCAGCCGGAAGCATATATTCCGTCTACGAATACCTACATAGAGAAAGATTTATCTATCAACGATGAGATAGAAAAGTTGCGACTGGCAACTACAACGTCTCTCTTATCGGGTCGTCGTGATATAATTGTTGTATCTTCTGTGTCTTGCCTGTATGGCATGGGAAACCCCGAAGACTTTGAAAGCTCTACAATTAGTTTAAAGGTGGGGCAGAAAATTGTACGTGATGTTTTTCTAAGATCATTGGTTAGTGCTCTGTATTCACGTAACGAAGTTGATCCCAAAGCCGGCAATTTTCGTGTAAAGGGCGATACAGTGGATGTTTTCCTTGCATATGGAGATCCTATTGTGAGGGTTGTTTTTTGGGGAGATGAGATAGAGAGTATAGAATGTCTCGATCCACTCACCGGAATAAAAATTGATAGCTATAATGATTTTAGGATTTACCCTGCAAATCTATTCGTAACCACCAAAGACCGTATGGATAGGGCAATTGGGGAAATTGAGATAGATCTGGGACGTCAAGTAGATTTCTTTCAATCGATAGGAAAACCGTTGGAAGCTAAACGCCTTTATGAACGAGTAACTTACGATCTGGAAATGATCCGTGAAGTAGGACACTGCTCCGGTATAGAGAACTATTCTCGCTATTTTGATAATCGCAAACCCGGTACACGTCCATTCTGCCTGTTGGATTTCTTCCCTGATGATTTTCTTTTAGTCGTTGACGAAAGTCACGTGACTATTCCCCAAATACGAGCTATGTATGGAGGAGACCACTCCCGAAAGGAGAACTTGGTTGAATATGGTTTTCGTCTTCCTGCAGCTTTAGATAACAGGCCATTGAAGTTTGAAGAGTTTGAATCTCTTGTACCACAAACCATTTATGTGAGCGCAACTCCTGCCGATTACGAGCTGTTAAAATCAGAAGGGGTAATTGTAGAACAATTGATTCGTCCCACTGGTCTTTTAGACCCTCCGATTGATGTGCGTCCGAGTTTAAATCAGATTGATGATCTGATGGAAGAAATACAAATGCGTGTTGAGCAGAACGAGCGTACACTTGTAACAACTCTTACAAAACGTATGGCTGAAGAGCTGACAAATTATTTGTCAAACAACGGAATAAGTTGTAGCTACATACATTCCGACGTGGATACTCTCGATCGTATTCAGATTATGGATAGCTTGCGAACGGGAGAATTTGATGTACTTGTAGGTGTCAACCTTCTGCGTGAAGGGCTTGACTTACCCGAAGTTTCGCTTGTTGCAATCTTGGATGCTGATAAAGAAGGTTTTTTACGTTCGCATAGGTCTCTCACTCAGACAGTAGGTCGTGCAGCCCGTAATGTAAATGGTAAGGTTATTTTCTATGCCGATAAGATTACGGATAGTATGGCAAAGACTATCAATGAAACCAATCGCCGACGAGAGAAGCAGATGGCGTATAACGAGGAGCATGGTATTGTACCTAAACAAATACAGAAAGCCCGTACGTCCGTGTTCACGCAGCGTAAAGGAGAAGATTCTGCTACTCCTCAGCCATATAATCAAGATAGCATACTTTCTATAGCCTCGGAAGACCAGATGCAGTATATGAGCGCAGAGGAACTGAAGAAAGCTATCGCAAAAGCAAAAAAGCAAATGTCTGCGGCTGCTAAAAAGCTCGAATTTCTTGAAGCTGCCCAATACCGTGATCAGGTAATTAAATTAGAAGATGAATTAAAAAGCAAAGGGAAGTGA
- a CDS encoding NAD(P)-dependent oxidoreductase has translation MKVALIGATGFVGSQLLEELLSRDHEVTAIARNADKITVKNDKLTAVSVDIKDTDALTEVLRNNQMVISAYNAGWDNTNLYNDYIDGYESIQKAVRAANIRRYFVVGNAGTLYIGGTQLVDTDDFPAKMKEGAKASRDHFDKLRRETYLDWVYLSPPTEMNENITTGRTGRFRMGKDEPVMRDGTSSISVQDLAIVVADEVENRKHSRQHYTVGY, from the coding sequence ATGAAAGTAGCATTAATTGGGGCAACCGGGTTTGTGGGTTCTCAACTATTAGAAGAATTGTTGTCGAGGGATCATGAAGTGACAGCGATTGCACGAAATGCTGATAAAATCACAGTGAAGAATGATAAACTAACCGCTGTGAGTGTTGATATCAAAGATACAGATGCCCTTACAGAGGTGTTAAGAAACAATCAGATGGTAATATCTGCATATAATGCCGGTTGGGACAATACGAATCTTTATAACGATTATATTGATGGTTATGAATCGATACAAAAAGCGGTTCGTGCTGCAAATATCAGACGCTATTTTGTAGTAGGCAATGCCGGGACTCTATATATAGGAGGAACTCAATTGGTAGATACTGATGATTTCCCTGCTAAAATGAAAGAAGGCGCAAAAGCGTCACGAGATCACTTTGATAAGCTGAGGCGAGAAACATATCTCGATTGGGTATACCTTTCTCCACCTACAGAAATGAATGAAAATATAACTACAGGGCGAACAGGACGATTCAGAATGGGAAAAGACGAGCCTGTAATGAGAGATGGTACGTCCTCTATTTCTGTTCAGGATTTGGCTATCGTTGTTGCTGATGAGGTTGAAAATAGAAAACACTCCCGCCAGCATTACACTGTAGGATATTAA
- a CDS encoding PhoH family protein, producing the protein MIEQIIILEHVDPVVFFGINNSNLQLIKTLFSKLHIVARGNAIKVTGNAEDVPLFEEKIRELEKFSVDRNKLTQEDIIDIVKGNSPNVVKQENLIIYGVNGKPISARTPNQQNFVNSFYKNDMVFGIGPAGSGKTYTAIALAVKALKNKEVKKIILSRPAVEAGEKLGFLPGDMKEKIDPYLQPLYDALEDMIAPAKLKDYIENKTIQIAPLAFMRGRTLSDAVIILDEAQNTTVLQIKMFLTRLGMNAKMIITGDVTQIDLPPSQQSGLKHALRVLKDVKGIGHIEFDKGDIVRHKLVQRIVEAYEKEDKREKTLEKKEKKEYDKKEA; encoded by the coding sequence ATGATAGAACAAATAATTATTTTAGAACACGTAGACCCTGTAGTCTTTTTCGGCATAAATAATTCCAATTTACAATTAATAAAAACGCTCTTTTCTAAATTACATATCGTTGCACGGGGAAACGCTATCAAAGTAACAGGAAATGCAGAAGATGTTCCTTTATTCGAAGAAAAGATCAGAGAGTTGGAGAAATTCTCTGTCGACCGAAATAAGCTAACTCAAGAAGACATTATAGATATCGTTAAAGGCAACTCTCCCAATGTAGTAAAGCAAGAGAATCTGATTATATACGGAGTGAATGGCAAGCCTATCTCTGCACGCACACCAAACCAACAGAATTTTGTAAATAGCTTTTATAAAAATGATATGGTATTTGGTATCGGTCCTGCGGGCTCGGGCAAGACATATACGGCAATCGCCTTGGCTGTAAAAGCATTGAAAAACAAAGAGGTAAAAAAGATAATCCTGAGTCGTCCTGCTGTTGAAGCCGGAGAAAAGCTTGGATTCTTGCCGGGAGATATGAAAGAAAAAATAGATCCCTATCTACAGCCATTGTATGATGCACTAGAAGATATGATTGCTCCGGCAAAACTAAAAGACTATATTGAAAATAAAACAATACAGATTGCGCCTTTAGCCTTTATGCGTGGGCGAACTCTTAGCGATGCAGTAATCATACTTGACGAAGCACAGAACACAACTGTACTTCAGATAAAAATGTTTCTGACACGCCTTGGTATGAATGCAAAGATGATTATAACAGGAGATGTTACTCAAATAGATCTCCCACCTTCTCAGCAATCAGGGCTTAAACATGCTTTACGTGTACTCAAAGACGTGAAAGGCATTGGTCATATTGAGTTTGACAAAGGAGATATTGTCCGCCATAAACTGGTACAACGAATTGTTGAAGCATACGAGAAAGAGGATAAACGAGAAAAAACCTTAGAGAAAAAAGAAAAGAAAGAGTATGATAAAAAGGAGGCATGA
- a CDS encoding glycoside hydrolase family 125 protein encodes MKNNYIKKGIIGLCLASMTAMSAEASTLIKLENNTVLSQDNTAIKKDDPYKSNRPAVDKRLFQSKAVESEIVRIKKMLKNQKLAWMFENCFPNTLDTTVRHRKSNGKDDTVVYTGDIHAMWLRDSGAQVWPYVQLANSDPELKAMLAGVIRRQFKCIIIDPYANAFLDPYDPNPDHQWMSDGTAMKPELHERKWEIDSLCYPIRLAYHYWKTTGDTSIFDEEWLQAITLVLQTFKEQQRKDGVGPYSFLRVTDRALDTLNNGGLGAPVKPVGLIVSSFRPSDDATTLQFLVPSNFFAVSSLRKAAEILTEVNKKPAQAKECSDLAQEVETALKEHAVYNHPKYGKIYAFEVDGFGNHLLMDDANVPSLLAMPYLGDVDANDPIYQNTRKYVWSEDNPYFFRGKAGEGIGGPHIGYDMAWPMSLMMKAFTSKDDQEIKWCIKMLIDTDANTGFMHESFNVNDPNKFTREWFAWQNTLFGELILKLVNEGKVGLLNDIK; translated from the coding sequence ATGAAAAATAACTACATAAAAAAAGGAATCATAGGACTATGCCTAGCCAGTATGACAGCAATGTCGGCCGAAGCTAGTACCTTGATCAAATTAGAAAACAATACAGTTTTATCTCAGGATAACACTGCTATCAAAAAGGATGATCCTTACAAAAGCAACCGTCCTGCGGTAGACAAACGTCTATTCCAATCCAAAGCTGTAGAAAGCGAAATAGTACGCATCAAAAAAATGCTGAAAAATCAAAAACTGGCATGGATGTTTGAAAACTGTTTTCCGAATACACTTGACACAACTGTAAGACACAGAAAGAGCAACGGAAAAGATGACACTGTCGTATATACAGGTGATATCCATGCTATGTGGCTACGTGATTCAGGCGCTCAGGTTTGGCCTTATGTACAGTTAGCAAATAGCGACCCTGAATTAAAAGCAATGTTGGCGGGAGTTATCCGCCGTCAGTTTAAGTGCATTATCATCGACCCATATGCAAATGCGTTTCTTGATCCGTATGATCCGAATCCCGATCATCAGTGGATGTCGGACGGTACAGCGATGAAGCCGGAATTGCACGAACGCAAATGGGAAATCGACTCGCTATGCTACCCTATCCGCTTAGCATATCACTATTGGAAAACCACAGGTGATACAAGCATCTTCGATGAAGAATGGCTACAGGCAATCACGCTGGTTTTACAAACATTTAAAGAACAACAGCGCAAAGATGGTGTAGGCCCTTACTCTTTCCTTCGTGTAACAGACAGAGCATTGGATACATTAAACAATGGAGGATTGGGTGCTCCGGTGAAACCGGTAGGATTGATTGTTTCTTCATTCCGTCCGTCGGATGATGCAACCACACTGCAATTCCTTGTACCATCTAACTTCTTTGCTGTATCTTCTCTCAGAAAAGCAGCCGAAATATTGACCGAAGTAAACAAAAAACCTGCCCAGGCTAAGGAGTGTAGCGATCTTGCTCAGGAAGTAGAAACAGCATTAAAAGAACATGCCGTTTACAACCATCCGAAGTATGGTAAAATCTATGCATTCGAAGTTGATGGTTTTGGTAATCACCTATTGATGGACGATGCAAATGTTCCAAGCCTTTTGGCTATGCCATACTTGGGAGATGTAGATGCAAATGACCCTATCTACCAAAACACACGCAAATATGTGTGGAGCGAAGACAATCCTTATTTCTTCCGTGGAAAAGCGGGTGAAGGTATCGGAGGACCGCATATCGGTTACGACATGGCATGGCCTATGAGTCTTATGATGAAAGCCTTTACAAGCAAGGATGATCAGGAAATAAAATGGTGCATAAAGATGCTGATAGATACCGATGCAAATACAGGATTTATGCATGAATCATTTAATGTAAATGATCCGAACAAATTTACTCGTGAATGGTTTGCTTGGCAAAACACTTTGTTTGGAGAGTTAATCCTCAAACTGGTAAACGAAGGTAAAGTTGGCTTATTGAATGATATAAAATAA
- a CDS encoding glycosyltransferase, with protein MEQPKVSIIVPVHNAGKYLEKCLTSIVSQTLKEIEIILVLDCPTDGSNDIAEGFAAKDKRIVLIYNDENLHTGISRNKGIEAAKGKYIGFFDHDDYCEPDMYELLYQKAEEERLDVVRCNFLCVYKVKSEYVEEGYKYPDNSTNATDKEWFYENVCSDKISCVIWNHLYKADFLKQNALSFLDSRNICSEDSIFFINVYDKIDKIGLVPDFLYYHVFHSNNTGKVYAYRSIKNRIAFFEELHKFLKSKGISESKCNAFLFKNVVRSFYSASRQAILLFPLRKAFGEINALRKNNLIMSQFRFLYKKENLSALLEMKPTIIIFSFLIKFGTRK; from the coding sequence ATGGAGCAGCCTAAAGTCAGTATTATTGTTCCTGTTCATAATGCGGGTAAATATCTTGAAAAATGTTTGACTTCTATTGTTAGCCAAACATTGAAAGAGATTGAGATCATTTTGGTTCTCGACTGCCCTACCGACGGGAGCAATGATATTGCTGAAGGTTTTGCTGCAAAAGATAAGAGAATAGTACTGATTTATAACGACGAAAATCTGCATACAGGAATCAGCAGGAATAAAGGAATAGAAGCAGCCAAAGGAAAATACATCGGCTTCTTCGATCACGACGATTATTGCGAGCCTGATATGTATGAGTTGTTATATCAAAAAGCAGAAGAAGAACGTTTAGATGTTGTAAGGTGTAACTTTCTGTGTGTTTATAAAGTGAAATCCGAATATGTAGAAGAAGGATATAAATATCCTGATAATTCTACCAATGCAACGGATAAAGAATGGTTTTATGAAAATGTATGCAGCGATAAAATTTCGTGCGTTATATGGAACCATCTGTATAAAGCTGATTTTCTGAAACAAAATGCACTATCTTTCTTAGACTCAAGAAATATTTGTTCCGAAGACAGCATTTTTTTCATAAATGTATATGATAAAATAGATAAGATCGGGCTTGTTCCGGACTTTTTATATTATCATGTCTTTCATTCTAACAATACAGGGAAAGTATACGCTTATCGATCTATCAAAAATAGAATTGCATTTTTTGAAGAATTGCATAAGTTTCTGAAAAGTAAAGGGATTAGTGAAAGCAAATGCAATGCTTTCCTATTCAAAAATGTAGTTCGTTCATTTTATAGTGCCTCTCGTCAAGCCATCCTGCTATTTCCTCTCAGAAAAGCATTTGGAGAGATAAATGCATTAAGAAAAAACAATCTGATAATGAGTCAGTTTAGATTTCTATACAAAAAAGAAAATCTATCTGCCTTATTAGAGATGAAACCGACTATTATTATCTTCTCATTTTTGATTAAATTTGGTACCCGAAAATAG